One genomic region from Pseudochaenichthys georgianus chromosome 15, fPseGeo1.2, whole genome shotgun sequence encodes:
- the LOC139435220 gene encoding uncharacterized protein codes for MGKGVVVVEDSCLQQECALLGMNVIGDCWQTIFQDGHQGEAAFRSTLPPAVSTAWGKAFAVCRRVGRVGSPTELQGVAKLPRQSAVLVPPETEMIIWTQVPQAVGTPDCCVMVENLQNDDQEWRVARTLSWVRSGRVPIRVCNPHPFSIEIPQRRALATVSQVDPQAVKTEEELVLTHTGPSAVEVEVRSISSTPVPNVTVPPDHPALALQGEDLNHNEQQRLSDLLQRWTKVFAANEDDFGHTSAVLHQIPTGDAPPIRQRHRPVPPALYAELRALLEGMLENGVVKESSSPWAAPVVLSRRVAHPPQGVSLVLHTGSG; via the exons ATGGGGAAGGGTGTGGTGGTGGTTGAAGATTCCTGCCTGCAACAGGAATGTGCCTTATTGGGGATGAATGTGATTGGGGACTGTTGGCAAACTATCTTCCAGGATGGCCACCAAGGAGAGGCGGCTTTCAGGTCAACACTGCCACCTGCGGTCAGCACAGCCTGGGGAAAGGCTTTTGCTGTTTGTCGACGAGTGGGCCGGGTTGGATCCCCCACCGAACTGCAGGGGGTTGCCAAGCTGCCACGTCAGTCTGCTGTGTTGGTTCCCCCAGAGACAGAAATGATTATCTGGACCCAGGTGCCCCAAGCAGTTGGCACCCCAGACTGCTGTGTTATGGTGGAAAATCTCCAGAATGATGACCAGGAGTGGAGGGTGGCGAGGACACTGAGCTGGGTAAGGAGTGGAAGAGTGCCGATAAGAGTGTGTAACCCCCATCCCTTCTCCATAGAGATCCCCCAGCGTCGTGCCCTGGCTACAGTGTCCCAGGTGGATCCTCAGGCTGTGAAGACCGAGGAGGAGTTGGTGTTGACCCACACAGGGCCATCTGCGGTGGAGGTAGAGGTGAGGAGTATAAGCAGCACTCCAGTCCCGAATGTTACTGTACCTCCAGATCATCCGGCCCTGGCATTGCAAGGAGAGGACCTCAACCATAACGAGCAGCAGCGGTTAAGTGATCTACTTCAGAGGTGGACCAAGGTTTTTGCAGCCAATGAAGATGATTTTGGCCACACAAGTGCAGTCTTGCATCAGATCCCTACCGGTGATGCACCTCCAATCCGACAGAGACACAGGCCAGTTCCACCAGCACTCTATGCTGAGTTACGAGCCCTACTGGAAGGTATGTTGGAAAATGGGGTTGTAAAGGAAAGTTCCAGCCCCTGGGCAGCACCTGTAGTGTTG AGTCGAAGAGTCGCTCACCCACCTCAAGGAGTCAGCTTGGTACTCCACACTGGATCTGGCTAG